A section of the Agrococcus sp. SGAir0287 genome encodes:
- the upp gene encoding uracil phosphoribosyltransferase yields the protein MRVHVADHPLITHKLTVLRDRETPSPTFRALTNELMTLLAYEATRNVRVVEKAIETPVTSTTGVAIAEPRPLVVPILRAGLGMLDGLMQLLPTAEVGFLGMARNEETLQPYTYAERLPDDLSDRQCFVLDPMLATGGSLAAAIHFLFERGAVDVTAICILGAPEGIERVEREVEGHDVTLVLGALDERLNEQGYIVPGLGDAGDRLYGTVD from the coding sequence ATGCGAGTGCACGTGGCCGACCATCCGCTCATCACGCACAAGCTCACGGTGCTGCGGGATCGCGAGACGCCCTCGCCGACCTTCCGCGCGCTGACCAACGAGCTCATGACGCTGCTCGCCTACGAGGCGACGCGGAACGTGCGCGTCGTCGAGAAGGCGATCGAGACGCCCGTGACGTCGACGACCGGCGTCGCGATCGCCGAGCCGCGTCCGCTCGTCGTGCCCATCCTGCGCGCGGGCCTCGGGATGCTCGACGGCCTCATGCAGCTGCTGCCGACCGCCGAGGTCGGCTTCCTCGGCATGGCGCGCAACGAGGAGACGCTGCAGCCGTACACGTACGCCGAGCGTCTGCCCGACGACCTGTCGGACCGCCAGTGCTTCGTGCTCGATCCCATGCTCGCGACGGGCGGCTCGCTCGCCGCCGCCATCCACTTCCTCTTCGAGCGCGGCGCGGTCGACGTCACGGCGATCTGCATCCTCGGGGCGCCCGAGGGCATCGAGCGCGTGGAGCGCGAGGTCGAGGGGCACGACGTGACGCTCGTGCTCGGCGCCCTCGATGAGCGACTGAACGAGCAGGGCTACATCGTGCCCGGCCTCGGCGACGCGGGCGACCGCCTCTACGGCACGGTCGACTGA
- a CDS encoding nucleoside deaminase has product MRLAIAQAQAASAEHDDVPVGAVVVGPDGTVLATGRNERELHADPTAHAEVVAMRAAAAVRRDWHLDDCTLVVTLEPCPMCAGAILAARIPRVVFGAWDEKAGAAGSVLDVLRERRLPQRAEVVAGVLEAECAALLTGFFGERRA; this is encoded by the coding sequence ATGCGGCTCGCGATCGCGCAGGCGCAGGCGGCGAGCGCCGAGCACGACGACGTGCCCGTCGGCGCCGTCGTCGTCGGTCCCGACGGCACCGTGCTCGCGACCGGCCGCAACGAGCGCGAGCTGCACGCGGATCCCACGGCGCACGCCGAGGTCGTCGCGATGCGCGCCGCCGCGGCGGTGCGCCGCGACTGGCACCTCGACGACTGCACGCTCGTCGTGACGCTCGAGCCGTGCCCGATGTGCGCGGGCGCGATCCTCGCCGCCCGCATCCCCCGCGTCGTCTTCGGCGCGTGGGACGAGAAGGCGGGTGCGGCGGGCAGCGTGCTCGACGTGCTGCGCGAGCGGCGTCTCCCGCAGCGTGCGGAGGTGGTCGCGGGCGTGCTCGAGGCCGAGTGCGCCGCGCTCCTCACGGGGTTCTTCGGCGAGCGCCGCGCGTAG
- a CDS encoding putative immunity protein, which translates to MASPQTLDVADRRVLAAWAADCAERVLPILEAEAPDEERARDGIARARDFARGERDAAAEIRRRFEAGRAAASASTRAGAAAARAAGQASGVAHMGAHALGAAAYAAVAAELASPGAGDRERAWQLAHMDDDVRAALRRLPALGADASGPLGAGLLASGALGEHIRTLQQALAQP; encoded by the coding sequence ATGGCATCCCCGCAGACGCTCGACGTGGCGGATCGCCGCGTGCTCGCCGCGTGGGCGGCCGACTGCGCCGAGCGCGTGCTGCCGATCCTCGAGGCGGAGGCGCCGGACGAGGAGCGAGCGCGCGACGGGATCGCGCGCGCCCGGGACTTCGCACGCGGCGAGCGCGACGCCGCGGCCGAGATCCGCCGACGATTCGAGGCGGGCCGCGCAGCCGCGTCCGCGTCCACGCGCGCAGGTGCCGCCGCCGCACGAGCGGCCGGCCAGGCGTCGGGCGTCGCGCACATGGGCGCGCACGCGCTCGGCGCCGCCGCCTACGCCGCCGTCGCGGCCGAGCTCGCGTCGCCCGGCGCCGGGGATCGCGAGCGCGCGTGGCAGCTCGCGCACATGGACGACGACGTGCGCGCCGCGCTGCGGCGGCTGCCGGCGCTCGGCGCCGACGCATCCGGCCCGCTCGGCGCGGGGCTGCTCGCCTCGGGCGCGCTGGGCGAGCACATCCGTACGCTGCAGCAGGCCCTCGCGCAGCCGTGA
- a CDS encoding cation diffusion facilitator family transporter has product MSESHGTRAVIAAFLANTGIGITKLVAWLLSGSASMLAEAIHSFADSVNQLLLLLGGRLARRKADQEHPFGYGRERYVWAFVVALILFSVGGLFSILEGIDKLQHPHELDEAWIWLPLVVLGVAIVLESFSLRTAVKESNAVRGKAGWWRFIRTSRSPELPVILLEDVAALTGLVLAFSAVTLTILTGDPTFDAVGTLAIGALLIVVAIILAIEMKSLLIGEGATPDDHQRILAAMNGSDHVEAVIHMKTLYLGPDELMVAAKVAFPPTQKVEDVAQAIDALERHVRDAVPVARVIYIEPDIYVARPDIAPSTDHIVIQSGN; this is encoded by the coding sequence GTGAGCGAATCGCATGGCACGAGGGCGGTGATCGCCGCGTTCCTCGCGAACACGGGGATCGGCATCACGAAGCTCGTCGCATGGCTCCTGTCGGGGTCGGCGTCGATGCTCGCGGAGGCGATCCACTCGTTCGCCGACTCGGTGAACCAGCTGCTCCTGCTGCTCGGCGGGCGCCTCGCGCGGCGCAAGGCCGACCAGGAGCATCCCTTCGGCTACGGTCGCGAGCGGTACGTGTGGGCGTTCGTCGTCGCCCTCATCCTCTTCTCGGTCGGCGGCCTCTTCTCGATCCTCGAGGGCATCGACAAGCTGCAGCATCCGCACGAGCTCGACGAGGCATGGATCTGGCTGCCGCTCGTCGTGCTCGGCGTCGCGATCGTGCTCGAGTCGTTCAGCCTCCGCACGGCTGTGAAGGAGTCGAACGCCGTGCGCGGCAAGGCCGGCTGGTGGCGCTTCATCCGCACGTCGCGCTCGCCCGAGCTGCCCGTGATCCTGCTCGAGGACGTCGCCGCCCTCACGGGACTCGTCCTCGCCTTCTCGGCCGTGACCCTCACGATCCTCACGGGCGACCCGACGTTCGACGCCGTCGGCACGCTCGCGATCGGCGCGCTGCTCATCGTCGTCGCGATCATCCTCGCGATCGAGATGAAGTCGCTCCTCATCGGCGAGGGCGCGACGCCCGACGACCACCAGCGCATCCTCGCGGCGATGAACGGCTCCGACCACGTCGAGGCCGTCATCCACATGAAGACCCTCTACCTCGGCCCCGACGAGCTCATGGTCGCCGCGAAGGTCGCCTTCCCGCCCACGCAGAAGGTCGAGGACGTCGCGCAGGCGATCGACGCGCTCGAGCGGCACGTGCGCGACGCGGTGCCCGTCGCGCGCGTCATCTACATCGAGCCGGACATCTACGTCGCGCGGCCCGACATCGCGCCGTCGACCGACCACATCGTCATCCAGAGCGGCAACTAG
- the proC gene encoding pyrroline-5-carboxylate reductase — translation MSTSLPSIAILGAGSMGGAILAGLAADGSAASLTATNRTRAKAEAASAQGVRSIALEDEPDGNVAAAAEADVVVVGVKPAMVAELLSEIAPALRPGAIVVSLAVGTTCAAMEALLPESVAVARAMPNTPSHVGRGVTGVAGGARATDEQVALAASVFEVVGEVLVVDESQIDALSTISGSGPAYVFLLMEALTGTAERLGFSPQQAATMVQETFAGASALLADAREREPGIEPAELRRRVTSPKGTTEQAVAVLQDADLGALFDRATAAAAARAAEIAAGR, via the coding sequence ATGAGCACCTCCCTGCCGTCCATCGCCATCCTCGGAGCCGGATCGATGGGAGGCGCGATCCTCGCAGGGCTCGCCGCCGACGGCTCGGCGGCGTCGCTCACGGCGACGAACCGCACGCGGGCGAAGGCGGAGGCGGCGAGCGCCCAGGGCGTGCGCTCGATCGCGCTCGAGGACGAGCCGGACGGCAACGTCGCGGCGGCGGCGGAGGCCGACGTCGTCGTCGTGGGCGTGAAGCCCGCCATGGTCGCGGAACTGCTGAGCGAGATCGCCCCCGCGCTGCGCCCGGGCGCCATCGTCGTGTCGCTCGCCGTCGGCACGACGTGCGCCGCGATGGAGGCGCTGCTGCCCGAGTCGGTCGCGGTGGCGCGCGCGATGCCGAACACGCCGAGCCACGTCGGCCGCGGCGTGACGGGCGTGGCGGGCGGCGCCCGCGCGACCGACGAGCAGGTCGCGCTCGCCGCATCCGTCTTCGAGGTCGTCGGCGAGGTGCTCGTCGTCGACGAGTCGCAGATCGACGCGCTCTCGACGATCTCCGGGTCCGGTCCGGCGTACGTCTTCCTGCTCATGGAGGCGCTCACGGGTACCGCGGAGCGGCTCGGCTTCTCGCCGCAGCAGGCCGCGACGATGGTGCAGGAGACGTTCGCGGGCGCGAGCGCGCTCCTCGCCGACGCGAGGGAGCGCGAGCCGGGCATCGAGCCCGCCGAGCTGCGCCGCCGCGTGACGAGTCCGAAGGGCACGACGGAGCAGGCGGTCGCCGTGCTGCAGGACGCCGACCTCGGCGCGCTCTTCGACCGCGCGACGGCGGCGGCCGCGGCGCGCGCGGCGGAGATCGCCGCGGGCCGCTAG